The Agrococcus sp. ProA11 genomic sequence TGCGCGGGCAGCGATCGCATCGGCGTTCGGCATTCGCAGCCGCGACGCGGCCGAGCTCATGTCGATGGCCGCCGGCACGTCTGCACCGGTGAGCCTCACCGGCCAAGTCATCGCGGTCAAGTATCCGCGCGTGGCGCGCGCACTCGACGACGGCGACCTCTCGCTCGCTCAGGCTCGAGCCATCCTGACCACGCTCGAACCCGCGGCACCGCGCGCCGATCTTGACCAGTTGGCGTGGGCGGAGGGCTGCCTTGTGGATGCGGCAACCGACCCCGACTCACCGTTGGTGCCGGAACTGCTGGTCACCCAGGCGCGCGCCTACGTGGCAGTGCTCGACCCCGACGGCGTGCTGCCTGACAGCGAACGGCAGCGCGACCTTCGTTCGGCCCGCGTGTGGCAGCGACGCGACGGCGTGTGGCGCTTGGAGATCTTCAGCCCGGCCGAGTCGGGCTCGGCCCTCAAGACACTGACGGATGCGTACGAATCGCCGCGCAGCAAGGTCGCGTTCACCGACGACGAGCCGGCAGACGCAGCCGCGGGGGACGCCCCCGACAACGACCTGGCGGACATCGACGACCGCACACCGCAGCAGAAGCGGCACGACATCATCATGTCCATCATCGAGGCGCACGCCGCATCCGGTGAGGCGCCCGTCGCCGGCGGCGAAGTGCCGAGGCTCGTCTTCAACGGCAGCATCGAAGCCTTCGACGCCTACCAGCGGAACCAGGAGCACGCCGACCGCACGCTCACCATCGAGCACACCGGTGCGATCGTGCCGATCGAGACGGTGGATCGACTGCTGTGCAACGCCGTCGTGCAGCGTGCCCTCTTCGACGCCGAGGGGCATCTGCTCGACCTCGGGCGCGAGCAGCGCACGTTCAACCGCGCGCAACGTCGTGCGCTCGCTGTCAAGTACCGCGGTTGCGCGACTCCGGGATGCGGCTTCCCAGTCGCCTGGACCGAAGCGCATCACGTCGTCTGGTGGCAGCACGGCGGCCCTACCGACGTCAGCAACGGCATCCTGCTCTGCAGCCACTGCCACCACGAGGTGCATGCCGGCCGGCTACTCGTCGTCGGCACTCCCGGCGACTGGCGGGTCGTTGCTCAGCTGCGCCCTGCTGACCGCTACGCCCGCAACCGGCGCTCGGGAGTCGCACCGCGCACTCCCGATCCGCGCACGCTCGATGCGATCTCTCCTGACTCGATCGCTCCCGACTCGATCACCACTGGTCGACACGCAACGGTGGCGCACGCCGCGCCGCCGCCACTCGCGATCAAACTGCCAGAGGCACCCCTGAAACGGGCGCGCGACGCGACGCCGTCGCGGCGGCTCGACGAAAGCACAGCGTTCGGACGAGCCCGCCAGGCCGGTGGGCGGCGCGCACGCAGCAGCGATCAGTCCCAGCGCCAGTTGCGGCTTCGCCTGTCGTCCAGCCGTCGACGCGGGCGGCGGGTGTCGCCGATCGATCACCATCCCGCGCACACCATCGTCATGCGCCTGTGACGTGAGTCGTGTCGCCGCGTGGCGGGAATCGCCGGGCAACCCGTTTCGACGCGTGACGCGGTCCGATGCCGGGGCGCGCCGCGCTCAGCTCTCCTTGGTGATCTCCACCGAGACGAACAGCTGGCTCTTCGCGGCACCCGCGTAGACGCCGCGCAACGGGGGCACGTCGTTGTAGTCGCGCCCCAGGCCGACCTTCACGTGCCGCTCGCCGATGTCGATCAGGTTGGTCGGATCCCACGCGTTCCACTCACCCGTGAACCACTCGACCCACGCGTGCGACTCACCGCGGATGGTCTCGCCGATCTGCGCGTTCGGCTTCGGGTGCAGGTAGCCGGAGACGTACCGCGCCGGGATCCCGACCGCGCGCAGCGCACCGATCGTGATGTGCGCGATGTCCTGGCACACGCCCTTGCGGCTCGGCCACGCCTCCGAGGCGAGCGTGTGCACGTGCGTCACGCCCGACATGTACTCCATCTCCTCGCCGATCATGCGAGAGATCGCAGCCGCGGCTTCACCGGGCGTCTCCGACGTCGCTTTGATCTCCCGCGCCGCGCGCACGAGGTCGTCGGTGGGGCGGGTGCGATCGGTCTGCACGAGCTGCTCGACGTACTGCGTCGCGCGCTGGCCGACCTTCTCGACCTGGTCCCAGGTGAGCTCGCGGCCGCCGATGAGCTTCGGCCGCACCTCGACGAGGCTCGTCGCCGTGAGCTGCAGCTCGGTGTGCGGAGCGAGCACGTCGAACGACACGACCGTCGTGCCCCAGTAGTCCTCGTAGGAGTTCACCGAGGTGTTGGGGCGGATGTCGAGGTTCGAGTAGATGACGAATTGGCCGTCGCTCGTCGACGGCAGCATGCGCGACTCGTTGTAGCTCGCGACCGCAGGCGTCTCGTAGCGGTAACCGGTCGTATGGCGGATGCGGATTCGGCTCACGATGCCTCCCTTGTCCATGCCGGCATGTTGTGGGTGGGGAAGTAGCGCTCCCGCACCGCATGCGAGACGGACGTGGTGGTGGTCTGCACCTTGTCCATCACAGTCGGCAGGTCGTCGATGATGTCTTGGATCGGCCGGAACTCGAGCTCCGCACGGATCTGCCCGAGCATCCGCTCGGCCGCGCCGATGTAGCCGACGCGCTCGCGCCGCGGCTCGATGTCCTCCAGGCACTGCTCCGCTCCGCGCACCGAGAACAGGATCGAGCGCGGGAAGAGCCGGTCGAGCAGCAGGAACTCAGCCGCGTTCGTGCTCGAAGGCACGCCGCGGTAGGTGCGCAGGTAGGCCTCGTAGGCGCCGACCGAGCGGAGGATCGTCGTCCACGACGGTCCGGATGCCTCGGTCAGAGCACGGGTCGCCAGCAGCCGCGCGACCATGTCGGCGCGCTCGATGTAGCGGCCGAGCGTGAAGAAGCTCCACGCGTCGTCGCGGCTCGAGGTGGCGTCGGCCATGCCGCCCGCGAGCGCCATGCGCTCGCGCACCCAGCCGAACATCTGGTGCACCTGCTCGTTGTTCACCCGCCGCGGCATCTTCGTGTAGGTGGCGTTCAGCACCTCCCACAGCTCGGTCGAGATCGTCTCTCGCGCACGGCGCGCGTTCTCGCGTGCGGCGTTGACGGAGTAGGCGATGGAGGCGGTGTGGGTGCGGTCGATGGCGAGGATGTTCACGACGTCGGCACGCGAGAGCTTCCCCTCCGGTGCCGCCTCATGCCCCATGACGCCGAGCAGGGCGCGGCAGGCGGTGTCCTCGTCGACCGCGACGTCCTCCAGCAGCAGCTGCAGGTAGACGTCGAGGATGCGCGCGGTGCCGTCAGCACGCTCGATGTAGCGGCCGATCCAGAACAGGCTCTCGGCGATGCGGCTGAGCATCATGCTGCGCCTCCTTCGTCGGCGGGGCCCGGTCTCGTGACGCGCGCGGCTTCGCCGCGTGCTCCTCGACCTACGGTGGTGGACTGCTGCTGCTGCTCGGCCTGGTCGTTGCGGCGCGGGGCGTCCTGCGGCGACTGGTCCTGCGGGTGGTCGTTGCCGGTGATGACGGGGATGGGCCTCGTCATGGGGGGCTCGCCCGTGGCGCCGAACTCCGCGTCGTGGTCGACGACCGGGATCTGCTCCCGTGCGCCGGCGAGCACCCAGGTGTCCTTGGAGCCACCGCCCTGCGACGAGTTCACGACCAGCTGCCCCTCGGGCAGCGCGACGCGAGTGAGGCCTCCCGGCAGCACCCACACATCCTTGCCGTCGTTGACGGCGAAGGGCCGCAGATCCACGTGGCGCGGCCGCACGCCATCCTCGACGAGCGTCGGGATGGTGCTGAGCTGCACGACCGGCTGCGCGATCCAGCCGCGCGGGTCGGCACGCAGCCGCTGCTCGAGCTGCTTGAGCTCCTCCTCGGTCGCATCCGGACCCACGACGAGTCCCTTGCCACCGGAGCCGTCGACCGGCTTGACGACCAGCTCATGCAGCCGGGGCAGCACCTCGTCGAGCACGCCCGGCTCCTCGAGCCTCCAGGTGTCGACGTTCTTGAGGATCGGCTCCTCACTCAGGTAGTAGCGGATCAGGTCGGGCACGTAGGTGTAGACCAGCTTGTCGTCGGCGATGCCGTTGCCGACCGCGTTCGCGATCGTCACGTTGCCGAGTCGCGCGGCGATCATGAGGCCGGGGCTGCCGAGCATCGAGTCGGCGCGGAACTGCAGCGGGTCGAGGAAGTCGTCGTCGACGCGGCGGTAGATCACGTCGACCCGCGACGGACCCTCGGTGGTGCGCATGTAGACACGCCCACCGCTCGTGAACAGGTCGCGGCCCTCGACGAGCTCGACACCCATGAGGCGCGCGAGCAGCGTGTGCTCGAAGTACGCCGAGTTGTAGACACCGGGCGTCAGCACGACCACGCGAGGCGAGTCGACGCCCGCCGGCGCCGCGGCGCGCAGCGCGTGCAGCAGCACGTCGCAGTAGTCACCGACCGGGCGCACCCGCATCGACGAGAACATCTCCGGCAGCGTCTGCGCGATCACCCGACGGTTCGACATCACGTAGGAGACGCCGGAGGGCACGCGCACGTTGTCCTCGAGCACCCGCCACTCGCCATCCTGGTCGCGGATCAGGTCGATACCCGAAACGTGGATGCGCACACCGTTGGCGCCGACGACGCCGGCCGCCTGGCGGTGGAAGTGCGTCGACGTGCTGATGAGCTTCGCCGGGATGATGCCATCCTCGACCGCGCGCTGCGGGCCGTACATGTCTGCCAGGAAGGCTTCGAGCGCGCGCACCCGCTGCTGCACACCCGACTCGACGTGCTTCCAGTCCTGCGCGGTGATGATACGAGGGATCGCATCGAGCGGGAACGGCCGCTCCTCCCCCGCGAAGTCGAATGTCACGCCCTGCGCCAGGTAGGAGGTGGCGAGCGCGTCCGCGCGGGCTCGCAGCTCATCCTTCGTCAGCTCCGAGAGCGCGTCGTAGAGCGGCTTGTAGGAGGCGCGCGGCGCCCCCTCGCCCTCGAACATCTCATCCCAGGCTTCACCCTGGCGCTTTCGCGGAGTCTCGAAGGGCTTGTCGTAGTCCTCGAACAGATCGCCCATGCAGCGAGCCTAGTCGTGGCGGCCCGTGCCCCGACTGAGGCGGCGGATGCGCGTGCCCGCCTCAGACGTCGCGGTCGCCGCCGATGACCGGCCACATCCGGTCGATCACGCCATCCTCATTCATGTCGCGCGTGCGCGCCTTGCGCGCGTCGCGGCGGAGCTCGAATGCGGCAAGGACCGCAGCGAGGCCGGAGCCGATGAGGATCGCGAGCTTGGCTGCATCCGTCTGGCCCTCGTCGGGGAACGACAGCTCCGCGATCAGCAGCGAGACCGTGAATCCGATCGCGGTCAGGAGTGCGATCGGGCGAAGGTCGCGCAGGCCGATGCCGTCGGGAAGCCGGAGGGGCGTGAGCCGGGTCACCAGCGCGGTCACCCCGAGGACGCCCACGAGCTTGCCCAGGATGAGACCCGCCATGACGGCGATCGCGACGGGCTGCGCGATGAGCGAGACGAAGCCCTCGCTGCCGACGCTGACGCCGGCGGAGAAGAACGCGAACACCGGCAGCGCGACCGCGGTCGACACCGGTCGGACGAGATGCTCGTAGCGGTGCGTTCGCGGCCCCGACTCGCCGTGGATCGCCTTCGCTGGCACCACGGCTCCCAGCAGCACACCCGCGACGGTCGCGTGCACACCCGCCTCGTGCATGAGCACCCACGCCACGATCGCGACGGGCACCAGGATCCACCAGCGCGCCCAGCGGGTGCGCACCAGCACCGCGAACACGGCGACCGTCGCGACCGACCCGACGAGCGCGAGCACGCTGATCGACGCCGTGTAGAAGACGGCGATGACGATGATCGCCAGCAGGTCGTCGACCACCGCGAGCGTGAGCAGGAAGGTGCGCAGCGGCACCGGCAGGCCGCGGCCGAAGACGGCGAGGATCGCGAGCGCGAAGGCGATGTCGGTCGCGGTCGGGATCGCCCAGCCGCTCATCGCTTCGGTGTCACCGGAGATCGCGATGATGGCGACGAAGATGAGGGCGGGCAGCGCCATGCCACCGATCGCGGCGAGCACCGGCACCGCAGCCTCCCGAGGGCGCCGGAGCGTGCCCGCGGCGATCTCGTGCTTGAGCTCGACCCCGACCACGAAGAAGAAGATCGCGAGCAGTCCGTCGGCGGCCCAGGTCGCCAGCGAGAGGTCGAGGTGCAGCGCTGCAGGGCCGACCACCGTCTCCGACAGCGCCGTGTACCCGTCGCGCCATGGGGAGTTCGCCCAGATCAGCGCGGTCGCCGCGGCGATGAGCAGCAGCACACCGCTCGTGGTCTCGAGCCGCAGTGCGGCGCCGAGTCGGGAGCGACGGGACTTCGAAGCGTGCATTGGGTCCTTCCAGCGTTTCCGCTGCGAGGTATCGCAGCGAGCCGACCAGGCTTCCCGGCACACCGAGACCATCGTACGGCGCGGAGGAGCGCGCCGTACGACAGCTCGGCACCGCCGCGTCAGTGCATCGCGATGGTCTCCACCGCGCGCAGCCCGTCGCGGATGAAGCGGTTGGCGTGCGCGGCGAGGTCGTCGGAGTCGTCCCACAGGTTGCGCCAGATGCCCAGCGACCGCGTGAGCTGCTCGTCGACGACGGCGCTCGAGAACGACTCGAACACGATGGGGCCGTCGTGCTTCGCTCGCGCGAGCCCGCGGAACAGCCCGTCGAAGTCGACCGATCCGGAGCCGAGGTAGCCGCGGTGGCTCTCGCCGATGTGCACGTACCGCAGGCGGTCGCCCGCGTCGAGCACGGGCTCGAGCATCCCCGACTCCTCGATGTTCATGTGGTACGTGTCGAGGTGCAGGTGCACGTTGTCGTGACCAACCAGCTCGAGGAACGCGAGCCCCTCGCGCGCGGTGTTGCAGATGTTGGTCTCGTAGCGGTTGACGACCTCGAGCGAGAGCTGCACGTTGCGCTCTGCCGCGTAGTCGCCCAGCCGGTTGAGCGCCTCGGCGCTGTGCTCGCGGCCCTTCTGGCTCGCGGCCTGCGAGTACTTCTGCAGCGCCGAGTAGATGACGCCGCAGAGATCGGTGCCCTCGACGTGCGCGACGATGTCGATCGCTCGCTTGAGCAGATCCTCGCCGCGCTGCACGATCGCGGGATCCTCGCTCGAGATGTCCGTGTCGGGACTGAGGCCCAGCGACGAGGTCATGGTGATGCCGGTGTCGGCCAGCACCTGCTTGGCGACGTGCTCGTCAAAGCTGAACGGATCCATCAGCGGCATCTCGATGAAGTCGAACCCCGCGCGCTGCACCCCCTCGATCGCGGTGCGGATGCCCGCCTCGTCGAAGGAGCCGGAGAACACGAAGCCGTGGCAGCCGATGCGCATGGTGTTACCTCTTTCTCTGCAGGACGCGGCGGCGGTGGTGCTCGTCCGCGCGATTCTCGATCCGATCGAGCACGTCGTCGCCGAGGAAGTTCGGCGACCCGACGGCGAGCGCCGCCGTCAGGATCCTGGCGTGCTTGTCGGCCATCTCGGTGATCCGCAGGCACTCGGCCGCATCGTCGCCGATGGCGAAGATCCCGTGGCTCTGCAGGTAGGCGATCTTGGGCAGCCGCCCGTGCTCGGCCACGAATCGTCGCAGCGCATCGCGCATGTGCAGCGCGAGGCCCAGGCCCGGGTCGACGTAGGGCACGAAGAGCGCCCGCTGGCCGAGCACCACGATCTGGTCGGGGAACAGCGCGCCGGCCGCGATGAGCTCTGCTCGGTCGGAGCACAGGATGCCGTTGGCCGAGATCGGATGCGTGTGGCAGGCGGCGCCCGCACCGAACGACAGCACCACCGCGTGCAGCAGCGCCTCGACGCTCGGACGCTTCGCCTGCTGGTCCACGCGGCTGGCCATCAGCGCGGCGCCGACGGCATCGTCGTCCGCGTCCTCGGCGTCGAGCATCGCGAGGATCGGTGCGAGCTCGCACTCGACGAGATCGTCCGGGCCCGCCGAGCCGAGCGTCGAGCCGGATGCCTTCACCAGCATCCGCTGCTCGTCGAGGCGGGCGCTGACGTTGCCCTCGCCGAGGATCGCGAGGCCGCGGTGCGGCTCGCCGACCGCGTGGCAGAGCGCGAGCAGATCATCGGTGAGGGTCATGGCTTCGGTGATCCCGGCTGCGTCATGATCGGGGATGTGCCGGTGCCGGTCGGTGGCGGGCTCGACCGCTTCCGTCGCAGCGAGAACTGCCCGAACAGCGCGGCGCCGAGGAGCACGAGACCGAGGGCCAGCAGCTGCGCCTGCGCGCCGTCGTTGCCGGGCACCACGATCAGGATCGAGGCGTTGAGCCAGACGATGAGCAGGGCCGCGAGCAGCACGCCGCTCAGCCTGCCGATGCCGCCGGTGATGGCGACACCGCCGAGCACCGCGATGGTGATCGCGGGCAGCGCCATGCCGCCGCCGCTCGTACCGGCGTCGGGGCGCGCGGAGGCGAACTGCGCGACGGTGTAGACGCCGACCAGACCGGAGATCGCGCCCGCGGCGACGAACGCGGTCATGCGCTTGCGGCGGGTGTCGATGCCCGCCCACTGCGCCGCGGTGTCGTTCGTGCCGATGGCGTAGAGCGAGCGGCCGAAGGCGGTTCGGTTCAGCACGAACCAGGCGACGATCGCGACCGGGATCAGGAACGTGAACACCCCCAGCGGCACGAGCGGCAGCCCGCCGCCGATGACCGGCAGCTCGATGGCCTTCGCCGCGTTGTAGAACTCGGAGATCTCGGGGCCCGAGATCGGGCGCTGGTCGCTGATGACGAGCGCGATCGAGCGGTAGCCGTAGAAGGTCGCGAGCGTGGCGATCAGCGGCGGGAAGCCGAGGTAGGCGGAGAGGAAGCCGTTGACCGCTCCCAGCACCGCGCCGAAGAGCACCGCGAGCACGATCGAGACGAGGATCGGCAGCCCCGCCTGCTGGAACAGCATCGCGAACACGATGCCCGACAGCGACACCATCGAGCCGACCGAGAGGTCGATGCCGCCGCGGCCGGAGGTGATGACGAACAGCTCGGCGATGGCCAGCAGCGCGAGCGGCACGTAGGCGATGAGCGAGGAGGCGAGGTAGTCGCTGTTGAAGTCGCCGCGCGTCTGCCCCGTGAGGTCGAGGATCGTCATGACGACGATGAGCGCGATCACCAGCACGAGCAGCAGGACGGTGCGGTCCTTCATGATCCCGCCGCTGAGCCAGTCGCGCACGCGGGAGTCGGCGCGCGCAGGCCGCGCACTGGTCTGCTGCCGATCGGTCGGCTTGACGGCGGTCATGCGCGCCTCCTGGCTCGTTCGCGGATGAGGTCGGTGCCGACGGCGACGACGATGAAGATGCCGACGAACAGGAAGCCGAGCTGCGTCGGCCAGCCGAGCTGCGTGACGCCCGACACGACGGTCTGCACGAGGATCGCGCCCAGCAGCGTGCCGATGACGCTGCCGCGGCCGCCGATGATCGAGGTGCCGCCGATGACGACGGCCGCGATGACCTGCAGCTCCTTGCCGGAGCCGACCGACTGGTCGAGCGTCGAGGTGCCGGTGGCGATCATCATGCACGCGGCGAGCCCGGCCAGGGCGCCGGTGACGGCGTAGACCCACACCAGGCGCGGCTGCACCTTGATGCCCGCGAGACGCGCGGCGTTGGCGTTGCCGCCGATCGCGTAGAGGCTCCTGCCGGCCTTCGCGTAGCGCAGGAACCACCAGGCGGCCGCGACCGCGACCACCGCGATCGCGAACGAGTGCGGCACGCCGAGCGTCGAGCCGTCGCTCCCACGACCGAGGAAGTCGAGCGTGCCGGGGATGCCGTTCACGGTGGACGAGTCGAACACCTGCAGGCCGATCCACTGGAAGACGTTGAGGGTGCCGAAGGTGATGATGATCGGGTGCACGCGGCCGTAGGCGATGAGCAGGCCGTTGACCGCGCCGAGGGCGAGCCCGATGGCGATCGCGACGAGCAGCGCGAGCGGCGCCGGGATCTCCAGGTTCACCATCATGCGAGCGGTGACGACGGCGGCGACCATGATCATGGACGCGACCGAGACGTCGATGCCCGCGGTGATGATGACGAAGGTCATGCCGACGCCGACGAGCGCGATGGGGGCGACCTGCACGAGCAGCGGCCCGACGGAGCCGGGCGTGAGGAACGCGGGGGTGAAGATGCCCAGCAGCGCCCAGAGCACGACCAGCACGACGAGCAGCACGATCTCCTGCCCCGTCACCACCGGCGGCAGGATGCGACGCAGGCTGAAGGGCTCGGGACTCGCGGCCGGCTTGGCCGGAGTGGTGTCGACGCTCATGCGGCGTCCTCCTCGATCGCGCCGGCCGCGGCTGCGAGCAGCGAGGCCTGGCTGGCGGTTGGCGGGAACTCCTTGGCGATGCGGCCGGCGCGGAACACCAGGATGCGATCGGCGACGCGCAGCACCTCTGCCAGGTCGGTCGTGATCACGAGCACTGCGGCACCCTTGTCGGCGAGATCGGCGACGATGCTGTGGATCTCCTCCTTCGCACCGACGTCGACGCCCTGCGTGGGCTCGGAGAGCACGAGCAGCTTCGGCTGCTCGACGACCTGTCGCGCGAGCACGACCTTCTGCGCGTTGCCGCCCGACATCGCGCCGATCGGCTGCCGCTCAGAGGGGGTCTTCACCGACAGTCGGCCGATGAGGTCGCGGGCGATGCGCTGCTCGGTCTTCGGCGAGACCCAGCCGGGGATCCTGCTCAGCAGCGGGAGCGATCCGATGGTGATGTTGAAGGCGATGGGCTGGAACGCGAACGCGCCCTGCGACGAGCGGTTGGCCGGCAGCATGCGGATGCCGCGACGCTTGGCTGCGGAGGGATTCGTGACGTGCGCGTCGGAGCCGACGGAGCGCATCCGCCCGCCGGTCGCGTGCCGCATGCCGTAGACGACCTCGCCGACTTCGGCCGCGCCGCAGCCGACCAGGCCGTAGAGGCCCACGATCTCGCCCTCGCGGACGCTGAAGGAGACGTCCTCGAAGGCGCCCGCGAGCGAGAGCCCGTCGAGCTCGAGCACCGGCGCGCCGAGCTCGCCGGTGTCCCGCACACCTTCTTCCAACTCGCCGCCCACCATGCGCTCGGCGATCTCGCGCACCGTCAGCTCGCCGATCGGCTGCGACGACACGGTCTCGCCGTCGCGCATGATCGTCACCTCGTCGGCGATGCGGAAGAGCTCGTCGAGCCGGTGGCTGATGTAGATGATCGAGACGCCCTCGGCGGCGAGCTTGCGCACCACCGTGAAGAGCACCTCGATCTCGCTGTCGGTCAGGATGGCGCTCGGCTCGTCGAGGATGAGCACGCTCGCCTGCTCGAGCAGCGCCTTCGCGATGGAGACCTGCTGCTGCTTGGCGATCGAGAGCGTGCCGAGCGGCTGCGACGCGAGCGCGCGGTCGAGGCCGACCGTGTCGAGCAGCTCGAGCATGCGCGGCGCCTGCGCGCGCCAGTCGATGGCGAGCCCGCGCGTGATCTCGCGCCCCACGAAGAAGTTCTCGGCGACCGTGAGCTCGGGGAAGAGCTGCGGCTCCTGGTAGACGGTCTGCACGCCGAGCTTGATCGCGTCCGACGTCGAGTGGATGGTGACGTCGCGCCCGTCGATCGTGATGGTGCCCGTGTCGGGCTGCTCGGCGCCCGCGAGGATCTTGATGAGCGTCGACTTGCCGGCGCCATTCTCCCCGACCAGGGCGTGCACGGTGCCGGGCTTGACGGTGAGGTCGGCGTGGCGGATGGCGCGGACGCCGCCGTAGCGCTTCGAGATGTCGCGCATCTCGAGCCGTGGCGCGGTGTCAGTCATGGTGCTCCCGAGCGATTGTGCCGCCGGTGACCGGCGGATGAGCGTGAGGGGTGCCGGGGCGCGGCTGGGCCGCGCCCCGGCGGGTGCTGGTCGCATCAACCGCGACCGGCGAGGGATCAGTAGTCGTAGTCTCCGGCGTTCTCCGCGGTGAAGACCGTCGGCGGGCCGAGCAGCAGCACGCCGCTCGCCTCGTCGAACGAGACATCCGTGAGATCCGGGTTCGAGATGCTCGACGTGTCGCTCAGGTCACCGTCGTTGACCAGCTGCATGCCAGCCCAGCCGGTGAGCCAGCCGAGACCCTCGACATCCCAGAGGATCGAGCCGCTCGACGAACCCGACTCCAGGTAGGGCAGCATCGCCTGCGGCGTGCCGAGGCCCACCGTGAAGACCTCGCCCGCGCGGCCGGCGTCCTCGACGGCCTGGGCGACGCCCGGGGCGCTCGAGGTGCACTCGCCCACCAGACCGGTGAGGTCGGGGTTCGAGTTCATGAGGTCGAGCGCCATCTGCGTTGCCGCAGCCTGGTCCTCGCCGGCGTAGACGATATCGACGATCTCGGCGTCGGGGTACTCGGATGCCGTGTATGCCTCCTGCACCTCGATCCACGCGTTGAGGTTCGCCGCCGTCTCACCGCACGACACGATCGCGTACTTGCCGGAGCCTCCCATGGCCTCCAGCAGCGAGTCGGTCAGCGCCTCGCCGATGCCGTCCACGGAGGCCTGGCTGACGAAGAGCTCGCGCACCGAGTCGGGGGCATCCGTGTCGGTGGTGGCGACGTGGATGCCGGCGTCCTGCGCCTCCTGCAGCAGCGGTGCCATGGAGTTCGGGTCGTTGGGTGCCACGAACAGCACATCGACGCCCTGCTGGATGAACGAGCGCACGATGTCGGCCTGCGCTGCTGCGTCGGCGGTCGTCGGGCCCTGGTACAGCCACTCGAAGCCGAGATCCTCCGCGGCCTGCTGGCCGCCGGTGTTCATCGCCTCGAAGTAGGGGATGCCCTGCAGCTTGGGGACGAAGGCGATCGAGATCTGCTCGTCGCCACCCTCCGTCGCGCCGGGTGCGGGCGTGGTGCCCGGGTCGTTTCGCGAGGTGCACCCGGCGAGCACGACGGCAGCGGCCGCCGTGAGCGCGAGTGCACCTGTGATCCTGCGTGAGATCTTCATCGATGCTCCTTCTGGGTGAGGCGTCGGGAGGCTCGTCCCACCCGCGCCGGCACCGACTCCGTGTCGGTGGTCTGTGCGTCGCCGAGGGGCACGCGCGTGACGGTGACGCCCGCTGCCTCCCACTCGTCGACGAAGTCGTCGGATGCGCGCTCATCGGTGATGAGGCTCGTGACCAGCTCGGTGCTCGCGAACGAGTGCAGTGCGAAGCCGGTGGTCTTGCTGCTGTCGAACAGCGCGTGCACCTCGTTGCTGGCCTCGACCAGGCCCTGCTTGGAGACCGCCTCGTCGGTGGCGAGCTCGAGCAGACCGCGTTCGGGGGAGAGGCCGACGACGCCCACGAATGCCTTGTCGATGCGCCCCCTGCCGACGAGCGTGTCGGTGATCGGGCTGACCAGCCCGGAGCTCTCGCGGCGCAGCGTGCCGCCGGGCACGATGACGCTCGCGTCGGAGCGGTCCATGAGCAGCACCGCGGTGCGCAGCGACTGCGTCACGACGACCAGCCCGGTGCGCTGCAGCAGCTCGAGCGCGAGGAAGTGCGCGGTGCTGGAGGTGTCGAGCGCGATCACGTCGCCGTCGCGCACGAGCGCGGCCGCCTCGGCAGCGATCGCGCGCTTGGCGCCCGCTTCCCGCCGCAGCCGGTCGGTGAAGGCGCCCTCATCGCCGCGGTCAGGAGGCAGCGCGCCGCCGCGCGTGCGCCGCAGCAGG encodes the following:
- a CDS encoding DeoR/GlpR family DNA-binding transcription regulator, whose protein sequence is MVTRDSRILDALDQHGAVQVADLARELGVSEVTIRKDLDSLAERDLLRRTRGGALPPDRGDEGAFTDRLRREAGAKRAIAAEAAALVRDGDVIALDTSSTAHFLALELLQRTGLVVVTQSLRTAVLLMDRSDASVIVPGGTLRRESSGLVSPITDTLVGRGRIDKAFVGVVGLSPERGLLELATDEAVSKQGLVEASNEVHALFDSSKTTGFALHSFASTELVTSLITDERASDDFVDEWEAAGVTVTRVPLGDAQTTDTESVPARVGRASRRLTQKEHR